One Myxococcales bacterium genomic region harbors:
- a CDS encoding trypsin-like serine protease yields MRFFVVAVSLFASAIVGCAPPRAGISPSRLAEETSLGVPSEGQASQHDAVVRVYTGHGTCSGVLVSRSVVLTARHCVVETLPGGEMTAVTKVPGVFHVELGGDYLPWGRVAVTAVFPCDPHADGERDIAALVLERKVPSDVPTASIASPHERGTYVLQGFGSAVWPKTTAGGLVLEAKRRTTRGGDVATLGDDTVTVKGPSKPGDSGGAVLDARTRELVAIVSRGDYAHHFNGVAYGDVTIGARVDRCSVALDRALARAGEVSSSVSTR; encoded by the coding sequence GTGCGCTTCTTCGTCGTCGCGGTGAGCCTCTTCGCCTCGGCCATCGTCGGGTGTGCGCCACCGCGCGCGGGGATCTCTCCTTCACGGCTCGCCGAGGAGACGTCCCTCGGTGTCCCATCGGAGGGCCAAGCCTCGCAGCACGATGCCGTGGTCCGTGTGTACACGGGGCACGGCACGTGCTCGGGCGTGCTCGTGTCCCGGAGCGTCGTGCTCACGGCGCGCCACTGCGTCGTCGAGACGCTCCCGGGCGGTGAAATGACCGCGGTCACCAAGGTGCCCGGCGTGTTCCACGTCGAGCTCGGGGGCGACTACCTCCCTTGGGGGCGTGTCGCCGTCACGGCCGTTTTTCCCTGCGATCCGCACGCCGACGGCGAGCGCGACATCGCCGCTCTCGTGCTCGAACGCAAGGTCCCGTCCGACGTGCCGACCGCCTCGATCGCGAGCCCTCACGAGCGCGGCACGTACGTGCTCCAAGGCTTCGGCTCGGCCGTTTGGCCCAAGACCACCGCCGGCGGGCTCGTGCTCGAGGCGAAGCGCCGCACCACCCGCGGAGGCGACGTCGCGACCCTGGGAGACGACACCGTCACGGTGAAGGGCCCGTCGAAACCCGGAGACTCGGGCGGCGCCGTCCTCGACGCACGGACGCGGGAGCTCGTCGCCATCGTCTCCCGTGGCGATTATGCTCATCATTTCAACGGTGTAGCGTATGGGGACGTGACCATCGGTGCGCGCGTCGACCGCTGCTCCGTCGCGCTCGATCGCGCCTTGGCGCGCGCGGGTGAGGTGTCGAGCTCCGTGTCCACACGCTGA
- a CDS encoding sigma 54-interacting transcriptional regulator, protein MLRPRDPSATTEAARLVERAEQALGDADVKSARSLAEAAVSHADRSPSGTDRSAARRMLAIALLEGDDAEQAERVAREASRIARTARSFRDRALAEIVLADVSRARGEYIGGLTHASRALALAKRTNDTKTEVFVLSEYALLLGRLGDHERAREAFDRLLRAPLDELSPVLAFRVFCNLSGVHRAAGRFSEAFEVLDRAEAAAARATGPGGDARKETGRAARLTLRHARIRILLDVGALDEADALLAETTYDDDAPAWRAAEHLALEAELSLERSDDAKRAIALAEQGLALKGLLRPVRTALEHVRGRAMLAIGRAAEAERTGIALMGLEANAGIRLHAAEALALAARAGPPEAWLLRWLGALAIAGSGAAGRVEHEACAALVHEPEPIGGLARKTLPMLRARLVDRTPEAHRARFRRLLFQTERRLSERRTRKASTLEDLRLAEPVRRAMSEVGLVGESPSIVRAVATVARAAKSATSVLLLGETGAGKELFARLVHRLSERSGGPFVAINCGALPEHLLEAELFGHERGAFTGADRARQGLFVEANGGTLFLDEVAEMTQQMQVKLLRVLEDREVRAIGSNKPRKVDVRIVAATHRALTGLVERAAFRQDLYYRLAALTVPVPSLRERLEDVPLVARALLAREPTTKNHKLDVPALAALTEHTWPGNVRELGNVLRAAAALSEGLVIGRPDIAVAMQRAPAVGPAQENDLPETTFDALRARHEAELQTLVARAIAAADGNKLEAARALGLSRQGLYRILERRT, encoded by the coding sequence GTGCTTCGACCTCGCGATCCCTCGGCGACGACAGAAGCGGCGCGCCTCGTCGAGCGGGCGGAGCAAGCCCTCGGCGACGCCGACGTGAAGAGCGCGAGGTCGCTCGCCGAGGCCGCGGTGAGCCACGCCGACAGGTCGCCGAGCGGTACGGACAGATCGGCGGCGCGGAGGATGCTCGCGATCGCCTTGCTCGAGGGAGACGACGCGGAGCAAGCCGAGCGCGTCGCGAGGGAGGCCTCGCGCATCGCTCGCACGGCTCGCTCGTTCCGCGATCGAGCGCTCGCGGAGATCGTGCTCGCCGACGTGTCTCGGGCCCGGGGAGAGTACATCGGCGGGCTCACCCATGCCTCGCGTGCGCTCGCGCTCGCCAAGAGGACGAACGACACGAAGACCGAGGTGTTCGTGCTCTCCGAGTACGCGCTCTTGCTCGGTCGGCTCGGGGATCACGAGCGCGCGCGGGAGGCGTTCGACAGGCTCCTGCGAGCTCCGCTCGACGAGCTCTCGCCCGTGCTCGCGTTTCGTGTATTTTGCAATCTTTCGGGAGTACATCGCGCGGCAGGTCGGTTCTCGGAGGCGTTCGAGGTGCTCGACCGTGCCGAGGCCGCGGCCGCGCGGGCGACGGGACCGGGAGGCGACGCGCGCAAAGAGACCGGCCGAGCCGCGCGGCTCACGCTGCGCCACGCGCGCATCCGCATCTTGCTCGACGTCGGCGCGCTGGACGAGGCCGACGCGCTCTTGGCGGAGACCACCTACGACGACGACGCGCCGGCGTGGAGGGCGGCCGAGCACCTCGCGCTCGAGGCCGAGCTGTCCCTCGAACGGTCGGACGACGCGAAGCGCGCCATCGCCCTCGCCGAGCAGGGGCTCGCGCTGAAGGGCCTCCTGAGACCGGTGCGGACGGCGCTCGAGCACGTGCGCGGCCGTGCGATGCTCGCGATAGGCCGCGCCGCCGAGGCGGAGCGCACGGGCATCGCGCTCATGGGCCTCGAGGCCAACGCAGGCATTCGCCTCCACGCGGCCGAAGCCCTCGCGCTCGCGGCGAGAGCGGGCCCACCCGAGGCGTGGCTCCTCCGTTGGCTCGGCGCGCTCGCGATCGCCGGCAGCGGCGCCGCGGGTCGTGTGGAGCACGAGGCGTGCGCGGCCCTCGTGCACGAGCCCGAGCCCATCGGAGGGCTCGCGCGGAAGACGCTCCCGATGCTGCGCGCGCGCCTCGTCGATCGCACGCCCGAGGCCCATCGCGCACGGTTCCGAAGGTTGCTCTTCCAGACCGAGCGTCGCCTCTCGGAGCGCCGGACCCGCAAGGCCTCGACGCTCGAAGATTTGCGGCTCGCGGAGCCCGTACGTCGCGCGATGAGCGAGGTCGGGCTCGTGGGCGAATCCCCTTCGATCGTGCGCGCCGTGGCGACGGTGGCGCGCGCCGCGAAGAGCGCGACGAGCGTGCTCTTGCTCGGCGAGACGGGCGCCGGCAAGGAGCTCTTCGCGCGGCTCGTGCACCGGCTCTCGGAGCGGAGCGGCGGGCCGTTCGTGGCCATCAACTGCGGCGCGTTGCCGGAGCACCTGCTCGAGGCCGAGCTCTTCGGTCACGAGCGCGGCGCGTTCACGGGCGCCGACAGGGCGCGCCAAGGGCTCTTCGTGGAGGCGAACGGGGGCACCCTTTTCCTCGACGAAGTAGCGGAAATGACTCAACAAATGCAGGTCAAGCTGCTGCGCGTCCTCGAGGACCGCGAGGTGCGGGCGATCGGCAGCAACAAGCCTCGCAAGGTCGACGTGCGCATCGTCGCGGCCACGCACCGCGCGCTCACCGGGCTCGTCGAGCGGGCCGCGTTCCGCCAGGACCTCTATTATCGCCTCGCGGCCCTCACCGTGCCCGTGCCTTCGCTCCGGGAGCGCCTCGAGGACGTGCCCCTCGTGGCGCGCGCGCTCCTCGCCCGTGAGCCGACGACCAAGAACCACAAGCTCGACGTGCCCGCGCTCGCGGCCCTCACCGAGCACACTTGGCCGGGAAACGTGCGTGAGCTCGGCAACGTGCTCCGGGCGGCGGCGGCGCTCTCCGAGGGCCTCGTGATCGGTCGACCCGACATCGCC
- a CDS encoding DUF3857 domain-containing protein gives MTQALLGAENLGVKFARFSTLLPIVALALGASALPGVADAATGERLGDRLAKIARLRDAARNAKGPLVYTALRTLWQEYDQGDPAELSAALDDLAEDKALTPATRVYAGLLGAYAKRRRGDFDGARARVRDLGFVGSWLVVGPFDNEGKGGFDRAFGPEEDIKEPLSVGRTYDGKERAVRWRAVPDVAHFGWLDAGALVRPSEKTCVYATTFVRDTRKGQGPRTVSLWLGSAGATKVFWNGEKVLEDAKYRALDAERFATKVVLREGQNRVVVKTCGDEDGAIFSLRIGSADGGKDPYVTSSADTQLASEAAAVRFKKDTTKPEGPALEGPVAAFERLTKGDDPAMLEAYARYLLLTSSDDPAERKARALARKAADKAPTVQRLLLAGDLTEGRNQEATFLDRAEALAKTSSSEEDKLDVLLARAAHARAGTNFRDAIPHYDRVLAKDPDNVRATLARVELYAEANLKETALALLDRALSRRPKSVALLRATASALEDMNRTSEAEVLEERYAALRFDDPQIAQRKLDLALARRDTTSANHWVGRLVAANPDSAGVLAQAARTYVSLGDRPKAIASYKKALELAPEDTDTMRSLANVYAIGGNTEEQLRLLKKVLELRPQEKDVREYVAHTEPEKPRPDEVYTHPAKEFLAQREAPAAGRDRRTLVDMQVTTVFPNGLASRYHQVVYQPLTDAAAAQAREYAFGFEADTETVQLRGARVYRKNGQVDEAAESGDGPADNPQIAMYTSQRVYYVHFPRLYPGDVVELLYRVEDVAQRNAFADYFGEVVYMQSREPIAHAEYVLITPKSRELHFNTPQIPGIVRAESEQGDKRVYRYVAKNVAPLDPEPLEPPLASTAGHVHVSTYKSWDDMGKWYWGLVKDQFVADDEVKRRVTEVTKGLTTPEDKVRAIYDYVVQKTRYVALEFGIHGFKPYRCAQIFARGFGDCKDKATLIVTMLKEAGIPATIVILRTGMRGDFEGAPASLAPFDHAIAYVPSMNLYLDGTAEFTGSRELPAMDRGALALRIHEGKPELVHLPEPPPEESVTSRKVEAVVGQDGSATIDFRADVTGVHAPSWRSRYHSASTQKKRVQEDLGAEYPGLELTDVKSNDLEKVEDPVSLRAKGKVSQLAKRDGDTLTLAAGPREHMVREYATLSQRKRDMRIFSLTAEESDTTLKLPAGAKVVSAPRAQKGDSPFGSYAVEADVKGAEVRTKTRVALKKARISAAEYPAFRAFCEEVDRALGQRVTYTVGK, from the coding sequence TTGACGCAGGCCCTCCTCGGGGCCGAAAACCTCGGGGTGAAATTCGCAAGGTTTTCGACGCTTCTGCCCATCGTCGCGCTCGCCCTCGGCGCCTCGGCGCTGCCCGGGGTCGCCGACGCAGCGACCGGGGAGCGCCTGGGCGACCGCCTCGCCAAGATCGCGAGGCTCCGCGACGCCGCTCGAAACGCGAAGGGCCCGCTCGTCTACACGGCGCTTCGCACATTGTGGCAGGAGTACGACCAGGGCGACCCGGCCGAGCTCTCGGCGGCCCTCGACGACCTCGCCGAGGACAAGGCCCTCACCCCCGCGACGCGCGTCTACGCCGGGCTCCTCGGGGCCTACGCGAAGCGCCGACGGGGTGATTTCGACGGGGCTCGTGCGCGTGTCCGCGACCTCGGCTTCGTGGGCTCGTGGCTCGTGGTCGGGCCGTTCGACAACGAGGGCAAGGGCGGCTTCGATCGAGCGTTCGGCCCCGAAGAGGACATCAAGGAGCCGCTCTCGGTGGGGCGCACGTACGACGGGAAAGAGCGCGCGGTCCGGTGGCGCGCGGTGCCCGACGTGGCCCATTTCGGCTGGCTCGACGCGGGCGCCCTCGTGCGCCCCAGCGAGAAGACGTGCGTCTACGCGACGACGTTCGTGCGGGATACACGCAAAGGCCAAGGCCCTCGCACCGTGTCGCTCTGGCTCGGGAGCGCGGGCGCCACCAAGGTCTTCTGGAACGGCGAGAAGGTGCTCGAGGACGCGAAGTACCGCGCGCTCGACGCCGAGCGCTTCGCGACCAAGGTCGTGCTCCGCGAGGGGCAAAACCGCGTCGTCGTGAAGACCTGCGGCGACGAGGACGGAGCCATTTTCTCGCTGCGGATCGGCTCGGCCGACGGCGGAAAAGACCCGTACGTGACGAGCTCGGCCGACACGCAGCTCGCGTCGGAGGCCGCGGCCGTCCGCTTCAAGAAGGACACGACCAAGCCCGAAGGCCCGGCGCTGGAGGGCCCGGTCGCCGCGTTCGAGCGGCTGACCAAGGGCGACGATCCGGCCATGCTCGAGGCCTACGCGCGTTACCTGCTGCTCACCTCGTCCGACGATCCGGCCGAGCGAAAGGCCCGCGCGCTCGCGCGAAAAGCGGCCGACAAGGCCCCCACGGTGCAGAGGCTCCTGCTCGCCGGCGACCTGACCGAGGGGCGCAACCAAGAGGCGACGTTCCTCGATCGCGCGGAAGCGCTCGCGAAGACGAGCTCCTCCGAGGAGGACAAGCTCGACGTTTTGCTCGCGCGTGCGGCCCACGCCAGGGCCGGCACGAATTTCCGCGACGCGATCCCGCACTACGACCGCGTGCTGGCGAAAGACCCCGACAACGTGCGCGCGACCTTGGCGCGCGTCGAGCTCTACGCCGAAGCGAACCTCAAGGAGACCGCCCTCGCCCTCCTCGATCGTGCCCTCTCGCGCCGGCCCAAATCGGTCGCGCTCCTCCGCGCCACGGCCTCGGCCCTCGAGGACATGAACCGGACGAGCGAGGCCGAGGTGCTCGAAGAGCGCTACGCCGCCCTCCGCTTCGACGACCCGCAAATTGCCCAGCGAAAGCTCGATCTCGCGCTCGCGCGGAGGGACACCACGTCGGCCAACCACTGGGTCGGGAGGCTCGTCGCCGCCAACCCCGACAGCGCAGGCGTGCTCGCGCAGGCCGCCCGCACGTACGTGTCGCTCGGGGATCGCCCGAAGGCCATCGCGTCGTACAAAAAAGCCCTCGAGCTCGCCCCCGAGGACACCGACACGATGCGCTCGCTCGCGAACGTGTACGCGATCGGCGGCAACACGGAGGAGCAGCTCCGGCTCCTCAAGAAGGTGCTCGAGCTCCGCCCCCAAGAGAAGGACGTGCGCGAGTACGTGGCCCACACAGAGCCCGAGAAGCCCCGCCCCGACGAGGTGTACACACACCCCGCGAAGGAGTTCCTCGCCCAGCGCGAGGCCCCCGCGGCCGGCCGCGACCGCAGGACCCTGGTCGACATGCAGGTCACGACGGTGTTCCCGAACGGGCTCGCGAGCCGCTACCACCAAGTGGTCTATCAGCCCCTCACCGACGCGGCGGCCGCGCAGGCCCGCGAGTACGCGTTCGGCTTCGAGGCCGACACCGAGACCGTGCAGCTCCGCGGCGCGCGTGTGTACCGCAAGAACGGGCAGGTCGACGAGGCCGCCGAGAGCGGCGACGGGCCGGCCGACAACCCGCAGATCGCGATGTACACGAGCCAGCGCGTCTATTACGTGCACTTTCCCCGTTTGTACCCGGGGGACGTGGTGGAGCTCCTCTACCGCGTGGAGGACGTCGCCCAGCGGAACGCCTTCGCCGACTACTTCGGCGAGGTCGTGTACATGCAGTCGCGCGAGCCCATCGCGCACGCCGAGTACGTGCTGATCACGCCCAAATCGCGCGAGCTCCACTTCAACACGCCGCAGATCCCGGGGATCGTGCGCGCCGAGAGCGAGCAGGGCGACAAACGTGTGTACCGCTACGTGGCGAAGAACGTCGCGCCGCTCGATCCCGAGCCGCTCGAGCCGCCGCTCGCGTCGACGGCCGGCCACGTGCACGTCTCCACGTACAAATCGTGGGACGACATGGGCAAGTGGTACTGGGGCCTCGTCAAAGACCAGTTCGTCGCCGACGACGAGGTGAAGCGCCGCGTGACCGAGGTCACGAAGGGGCTCACGACGCCCGAGGACAAGGTGCGCGCCATCTACGACTACGTCGTCCAGAAGACGCGGTACGTGGCGCTCGAGTTCGGCATCCACGGCTTCAAGCCGTACCGGTGCGCGCAGATCTTCGCGCGGGGCTTCGGCGACTGCAAAGACAAGGCGACCCTCATCGTCACGATGCTCAAAGAGGCCGGCATCCCGGCGACCATCGTCATCTTGCGCACCGGCATGCGCGGCGATTTCGAGGGCGCACCCGCGAGCCTCGCGCCCTTCGATCACGCGATCGCCTACGTGCCCTCGATGAACCTCTACCTCGACGGGACGGCCGAATTTACGGGCTCTCGTGAGCTCCCGGCCATGGACCGAGGGGCGCTCGCGCTCCGCATCCACGAGGGCAAACCCGAGCTCGTGCACCTGCCCGAGCCTCCCCCCGAGGAGAGCGTCACGTCACGGAAGGTCGAGGCGGTGGTCGGCCAAGACGGGTCGGCGACGATCGACTTTCGCGCCGACGTGACCGGCGTGCACGCCCCGAGCTGGCGAAGCCGCTACCACTCGGCGTCGACCCAGAAGAAACGCGTCCAAGAAGACTTGGGCGCGGAGTACCCGGGCCTCGAGCTCACCGACGTGAAATCGAACGACCTCGAGAAGGTCGAGGATCCCGTGTCGTTGCGGGCCAAAGGCAAGGTGTCGCAGCTCGCCAAGAGGGACGGCGACACGCTCACGCTCGCAGCCGGGCCGCGCGAGCACATGGTGCGCGAGTATGCGACCCTCTCGCAACGCAAGCGGGACATGCGGATCTTCTCCCTCACCGCCGAAGAGAGCGACACCACGCTCAAGCTGCCCGCGGGCGCGAAGGTCGTGTCGGCCCCGCGCGCGCAAAAGGGCGATTCGCCCTTCGGGAGCTACGCGGTCGAGGCCGACGTGAAGGGCGCCGAGGTGCGAACGAAGACGCGCGTCGCCCTCAAGAAGGCGCGCATCTCGGCCGCGGAGTACCCGGCGTTCCGCGCGTTCTGCGAAGAGGTGGACCGCGCCCTCGGGCAGCGGGTCACGTACACCGTGGGCAAGTAG
- a CDS encoding DNA-directed RNA polymerase subunit omega yields MARVTVEDCLEREENRFALVLLAASRTRQLMKGQPSLVPSKNKAAVTALREIAAGKVHYDRAANDVVSEWIDSQARSSL; encoded by the coding sequence ATGGCCCGTGTCACCGTCGAAGATTGTCTCGAGCGTGAAGAGAACCGCTTCGCCCTCGTTCTGCTCGCGGCGAGCCGCACGCGCCAGCTCATGAAGGGCCAGCCCTCGCTCGTCCCCTCGAAGAACAAGGCCGCCGTCACTGCGCTCCGCGAGATCGCCGCCGGCAAGGTCCACTACGACCGCGCCGCGAACGACGTCGTCTCCGAGTGGATCGACTCCCAGGCTCGCTCGAGTCTGTGA
- a CDS encoding HEAT repeat domain-containing protein, with protein MNTRLLGILAIGTALFGTILHAEPAYSDDAPDPAAGTRAIYGNIPNDQIEFLSSPDRIKSAVAGGSMSLIWETLEHGERVECLDCIPAVEPLLYDSNPQTREIAAWWLRRRMFGVFGPGEAYERTVNALKSDANPERRANAAYALGEFLAVPGIEACKAAIENDKDARVRAAAASALGRLNSDGQGALSKAMTDGDATVRLAGLHSAGRVNSFSDAQTVAKLSGDPDAVVRKNAAELLGSLRVTDAAASLTALAKNDPNADVRGAACHSLGELRAGSARTVLEDVAKNDANGLVRDMATMALRRL; from the coding sequence ATGAACACTCGACTTCTCGGCATTCTCGCCATCGGCACCGCCCTCTTCGGCACCATCCTCCACGCGGAGCCCGCCTACTCGGACGACGCCCCCGACCCGGCCGCGGGCACCCGCGCCATCTACGGCAACATCCCGAACGACCAAATCGAGTTCTTGTCCTCGCCCGACCGCATCAAGAGCGCGGTGGCCGGCGGCTCGATGTCGCTCATCTGGGAGACGCTCGAGCACGGCGAGCGCGTCGAGTGCCTCGACTGCATCCCCGCGGTCGAGCCGCTCCTCTACGACTCGAACCCCCAGACGCGCGAGATCGCGGCGTGGTGGCTGCGGCGCCGCATGTTCGGTGTCTTCGGGCCGGGCGAGGCGTACGAGCGCACGGTGAACGCGCTCAAGAGCGACGCGAACCCGGAGCGGCGCGCCAACGCGGCCTACGCGCTCGGCGAGTTCCTCGCGGTGCCGGGCATCGAGGCTTGCAAAGCCGCCATCGAGAACGACAAGGACGCCCGCGTTCGCGCGGCGGCCGCGAGCGCGCTCGGTCGGCTCAACAGCGACGGCCAGGGCGCGCTCTCGAAGGCCATGACCGACGGTGACGCGACCGTGCGCCTCGCGGGCCTCCACTCGGCCGGCCGCGTGAACAGCTTCTCCGACGCCCAAACCGTCGCGAAGCTCTCGGGTGACCCCGACGCGGTGGTGCGCAAGAACGCGGCCGAGCTCCTGGGCTCCCTCCGCGTGACCGACGCGGCCGCCTCGCTCACGGCGCTCGCCAAGAACGATCCGAACGCGGACGTGCGGGGCGCGGCGTGCCACTCTCTCGGGGAGCTCCGCGCAGGCTCTGCGCGCACCGTGCTCGAGGACGTGGCCAAAAACGACGCGAACGGCCTCGTCCGCGACATGGCGACGATGGCGCTTCGTCGGCTGTGA
- the proB gene encoding glutamate 5-kinase translates to MRSPIRSARRIVVKVGSRTLANDGGVFTRLADAIARAHEGGRSIVLVSSGAIALGTKKLGYRSRPKEMAKLQAAAAAGQSLLMRAYEEAFGARKIAVAQVLLTHADLADRTRVNNARAALSALLDARAVPVLNENDSVSVEEIKFGDNDQLSALVAPIVDADLLVLLSDVPGLLDAKGERVPEVSDIEREAVALVRKGKSAEGTGGMESKLEAARQATLTGAHVVIADAREPGIVTDVLAGKDVGTWFHAQKKRLSAKRAWIAFTLRPRGALVLDPGATRAVCDKGRSVLAVGVLGVRGDFRAGDSVRLVSSEGKEIGRGLARFSFEDATRLAGTKADADDHVFVHRDDLVVFE, encoded by the coding sequence ATGCGCTCCCCCATCCGTTCGGCTCGTCGCATCGTGGTCAAGGTCGGCTCGCGCACCCTCGCGAACGACGGCGGCGTGTTCACTCGCCTCGCCGACGCCATCGCGCGGGCCCATGAAGGCGGTCGGTCGATCGTGCTCGTCTCGAGCGGCGCGATCGCCCTCGGCACGAAGAAGCTCGGCTACAGGTCTCGTCCGAAGGAGATGGCCAAGCTCCAAGCCGCGGCCGCCGCGGGCCAGAGCCTCCTCATGCGCGCCTACGAAGAGGCGTTCGGCGCGCGCAAAATCGCCGTCGCGCAGGTGCTCCTCACGCACGCCGATCTCGCCGATCGCACCCGCGTGAACAACGCCCGCGCCGCGCTCTCCGCGCTCCTCGACGCCCGCGCCGTGCCCGTCTTGAACGAGAACGACTCGGTCTCGGTCGAAGAGATCAAGTTCGGCGACAACGACCAGCTCTCCGCCCTCGTCGCGCCCATCGTCGACGCCGATCTCTTGGTGCTCCTGTCCGACGTGCCAGGCCTGCTCGACGCGAAGGGCGAGCGTGTCCCCGAGGTGTCCGACATCGAGCGCGAGGCCGTGGCCCTCGTCCGTAAGGGCAAGAGCGCCGAAGGCACGGGGGGCATGGAGAGCAAGCTCGAAGCGGCGAGGCAAGCCACCTTGACGGGCGCCCACGTGGTCATCGCCGACGCCCGCGAGCCCGGCATCGTGACCGACGTGCTCGCCGGGAAAGACGTGGGCACGTGGTTCCACGCCCAGAAGAAGCGCCTCTCCGCGAAGCGCGCGTGGATCGCCTTCACCCTTCGCCCGAGGGGCGCCTTGGTGCTCGACCCGGGGGCCACGCGGGCCGTGTGCGACAAGGGCCGGAGCGTGCTCGCCGTCGGGGTGCTCGGGGTCCGCGGCGACTTTCGCGCGGGCGACTCGGTCCGCCTCGTCTCGTCGGAGGGCAAGGAGATCGGCCGCGGTCTCGCGCGCTTCTCCTTCGAGGACGCGACGCGCCTCGCCGGCACCAAGGCCGACGCCGACGATCACGTGTTCGTTCACCGCGACGACCTCGTCGTCTTCGAGTAG
- a CDS encoding UbiA prenyltransferase family protein, protein MLRGLIKTIRPHQWVKNLFVLAPMFFHKDVFVTGPGGVPALNLLVTGRALVATFVFCLLAGAVYTINDLVDVEADKIHPVKRKRPIPSGEVPLPVARGMAVGLVLISLTVALKVDLRFAAVALVYFLENLAYSFKLKKVAFLDVGLIAFGFVLRVLAGGYATNTPKISFYMIACTALLALFLGFGKRRHELEGEHAGKQRAALEAYTKTSLNVALGITGTATAVTYIAYTLDPATREFFNSDSLWMTAPFTLFGIGRFLMLVSGKAGRGKRAESPTQEMLSDVPFVLNLVLWVVVVVAVVYRLKPGV, encoded by the coding sequence ATGCTTCGAGGGCTCATCAAGACGATCCGCCCGCACCAGTGGGTGAAGAATCTCTTCGTCCTCGCGCCGATGTTCTTCCACAAGGACGTCTTCGTGACGGGCCCTGGCGGCGTTCCAGCGTTGAACTTGCTCGTCACGGGCCGCGCGCTCGTCGCGACGTTCGTGTTCTGCCTGCTCGCGGGCGCCGTCTACACCATCAACGACCTGGTCGACGTCGAAGCCGACAAAATCCACCCGGTGAAGCGCAAGCGCCCCATCCCGAGCGGTGAGGTCCCGCTCCCGGTGGCGCGCGGCATGGCCGTCGGCCTCGTGCTGATCTCGCTCACCGTCGCCCTGAAGGTCGATCTCCGCTTCGCCGCGGTCGCGCTCGTCTACTTCCTCGAGAACCTCGCCTACAGCTTCAAGCTGAAGAAGGTGGCCTTCCTCGACGTGGGCCTCATCGCGTTCGGGTTCGTGCTGCGCGTCCTCGCGGGCGGCTACGCGACGAACACCCCAAAAATCTCCTTCTATATGATCGCCTGCACGGCGCTCTTGGCCCTCTTTTTGGGCTTCGGAAAGCGCCGCCACGAGCTCGAAGGAGAGCACGCGGGCAAGCAGCGCGCGGCCCTCGAGGCCTACACGAAGACCTCGCTCAACGTGGCCCTCGGCATCACCGGCACGGCTACGGCGGTCACGTACATTGCGTACACCCTCGACCCGGCGACCCGCGAGTTCTTCAACTCCGACAGCCTCTGGATGACGGCTCCCTTCACGCTCTTCGGCATCGGCCGCTTCCTCATGCTCGTCTCGGGCAAGGCCGGCCGCGGCAAGCGCGCCGAGAGCCCCACCCAAGAGATGCTGAGCGACGTGCCCTTCGTCCTGAACCTCGTGCTCTGGGTCGTGGTCGTCGTCGCCGTCGTCTACCGGCTGAAGCCTGGAGTCTAA
- a CDS encoding class I SAM-dependent methyltransferase has protein sequence MSADRAAPRRPKTRARSAETKADARARLFRLGSFAHYADPAYYTKTYASRDADVGYYVTEALASKGPVLELGAGNGRITLPMARHGVKVWAVDHSRPMLEDLRARLAAEPPEVAARVTLVEGDIRDVRLSRRFSRVFCPFNTALHLYTRDDVERFLATAKRHLLPDGELVVDLSIPLAENLARDPESPYGAPPFRHPTEGKVRYKELFDFDPSTQVLVVTMQFFPEDKARPAFATPLAHRQFYPGEWETLLHYNGFPGARVYGDFFGGPLTRESDVMVWHARARAKKAKR, from the coding sequence GTGAGCGCCGACAGGGCTGCCCCGCGCCGCCCGAAGACCCGCGCGCGCTCGGCCGAGACCAAGGCCGATGCGCGCGCTCGTTTATTTCGGCTCGGTTCGTTCGCGCACTACGCCGACCCGGCCTACTACACGAAGACCTACGCCTCACGAGACGCCGACGTCGGCTACTACGTGACCGAGGCGCTCGCGTCGAAGGGCCCGGTGCTCGAGCTCGGCGCGGGCAACGGCCGCATCACGCTGCCCATGGCGAGGCACGGTGTGAAGGTGTGGGCGGTCGATCACTCGCGCCCCATGCTCGAGGATCTGCGCGCGCGGCTCGCGGCCGAGCCCCCCGAGGTCGCGGCGCGTGTGACCCTCGTCGAAGGGGACATCCGCGACGTGCGCCTCTCGCGGCGATTTTCGCGGGTATTTTGCCCGTTCAACACGGCCCTCCACCTCTACACGAGGGACGACGTCGAGCGCTTCTTGGCCACGGCCAAACGCCACCTCTTGCCCGACGGCGAGCTCGTGGTCGACCTCTCGATCCCGCTCGCCGAGAACCTCGCGCGTGATCCCGAGTCGCCCTACGGCGCGCCCCCGTTCCGCCACCCGACCGAGGGCAAGGTCCGGTACAAAGAGCTCTTCGATTTCGACCCGAGCACCCAGGTGCTCGTGGTGACGATGCAGTTTTTCCCCGAGGACAAGGCCCGCCCGGCGTTCGCCACGCCGCTCGCGCATAGGCAATTTTACCCGGGTGAATGGGAGACGCTGCTCCACTACAATGGCTTCCCCGGCGCGCGTGTGTACGGCGATTTCTTCGGTGGGCCCCTCACGCGCGAGAGCGACGTGATGGTGTGGCACGCCCGCGCGAGGGCCAAAAAAGCGAAGAGGTGA